The window GCCTGGTCGGCCGCCTGGACGATCCCGGTAACGTGGATCACGTCCTCCCGGGAGAGGTCTTCGGCCGCCGCGAAGAGGTCGGCGTCGTCGTCCTCTTTGAACACGAGTTGGATGCGTCCGGTGCCGTCCCGGAGGATCACGAACAGCAAGCCGCCGAGGTCGCGCACGTCGTGCACGTGGCCCGCGACCGAGATCTCGTCGCCGTCCTGTTCCGCCGTCACGTCTTCCGCGTAGATTCGTTCGATCATCGGTGTGTGGTGTGGTCGTGTGGGTGGTCTGCTCGCCGGTCGCTCACACGAAGCGGCCGGTCGCGTGTCGGGTCTCGACTCGAAGAGAAGTGGCGTCTCCTCACGGAGACGTGGGACCCGCGTTCCCGGCGGTGGGTGGTGCGACGCGGTCGCCGCACCCCGTTGCTCGCTTCTCGATTCGCACCGCCGTCATCGTGTGGAATCGTTCACCGCGCGGAATAAATATCTGTCCAAGCGCACCCGCGGCGGGACGGGGTCGTCAGTGTGCTCGACGCCCGTTTCGGCAGGTATGCGGAAGTGATCGCTGACGGCGGTGGATACGGCTACTGCTGTGACTGCGACTACAGAGACTACTGCGACTACCGTTGCTACTGCGAAGCACCGCAGACCGCACCCGCGACAGCACTGTTGACCGCGACAGCACCGCAGACCGCACCCGCGACAGCACCGCTACGGTTTGTAGCGCGCCTCCCAGCGGAACCGCGACAGCACGGCAACAGCACCGCCACCGCACCTCGGTCCTCCCCAGCCTCGGGGTTCTCCCCGCACCGCCCGAACCCCTCCCTCGCGCGCGTTCCTCGCACGCGCCGGATTCTCCACGCGCCGGATTCCACGCGCCGGATTCTCGGTCGAGTCGCACACGACCCCCGGTCTTCGAGCGACCTCGACCGGTCCCGATTCCGGGGGCGGTCCTACCGGCACACGCCGGACCGCGAGCCATCACCGCGTCTCGACACCCGACGCCGTGGTGAAGGCGTCGCTCGTCACCGATGTCCGGCACAACACACAGCCTTCGGCCAGTATCTCCGCGCGGATGTCGGCGTCCACGTGCATCTCCGCCCCACAGGACGGGCAGTCGAACACGAACCTGTGTGCCATCGTCACCTCCACAGTCGCCTGCTACGCCGTGTCTGTGGATGACGACTCGCCCCACATCGTGTGGGTGTTGAAAAACTGCGAGGGATCGACGCCCGGCGACGACCCCGCCGCCGGCGCGACGGACTCAGTCGTCGAGAATCGCGTTCAGGAGCTTCGACTGA of the Salinirubrum litoreum genome contains:
- a CDS encoding DUF7560 family zinc ribbon protein, with the protein product MAHRFVFDCPSCGAEMHVDADIRAEILAEGCVLCRTSVTSDAFTTASGVETR